Proteins from a genomic interval of Actinoalloteichus hymeniacidonis:
- a CDS encoding FAD-dependent oxidoreductase, producing the protein MTAAGDTGYGPAPTEADLADPFDVCVIGSGASGATTAWLLANAGLSVAVVEQGRHVTEDVDYDDLLAESEAAWVRQENGTWGKVGYPWTTCNVGGGTVFYGGAFFRNRPVDFDPETALGTAELPLRWPWDATELDPYYTAIEQLVGVAGDTDADPTLPARDAPYPLPPVARSAEGALLARGAEAMGWQPFTTPLAVNSHGYRGRPGCVGDAPCICRQCPVSAKGDAVTRFLNPAIRAGAKLFAGMKAVRLHTEGGRRATALECVRMDSGQRYQVRASRFVVCGNAVQTAALLLRSTSDRYPTGLGNSRDLVGRGLCFKLSEYLVGYRYNAESAATGSEVMGLGPFSTCAVTDLYQRPEAPGGLGGILYEARPERPFRLRGNEQLVRIEALVPDEPQSTNRVRLGSGVDAHGVTDVMMDYQAHPRDLARLEYMLRQGERLLDAAGCDVTVREPSGWAMGSSHLHGTCRMGTDPASSVTDPDGRLHDTENVYVADGAVLPFPGGANPTLTIQAVALRTAHRLLASDFAITLPMSSIAAAPTSVITTIG; encoded by the coding sequence ATGACCGCGGCGGGCGACACCGGATACGGTCCGGCCCCCACCGAGGCCGATCTGGCCGATCCCTTCGACGTCTGCGTGATCGGTAGCGGCGCGTCGGGGGCGACCACGGCGTGGCTGCTGGCCAACGCGGGCCTGTCGGTGGCCGTCGTCGAACAGGGCCGACACGTCACCGAGGACGTCGACTACGACGATCTGCTCGCCGAGTCGGAGGCCGCCTGGGTGCGGCAGGAGAACGGCACCTGGGGCAAGGTCGGCTACCCGTGGACGACCTGCAATGTCGGTGGTGGGACCGTGTTCTACGGCGGGGCGTTCTTCCGCAACCGTCCGGTGGACTTCGATCCGGAGACCGCGTTGGGCACGGCGGAGCTGCCACTGCGGTGGCCGTGGGACGCGACGGAACTCGACCCGTATTACACGGCGATCGAGCAGCTCGTCGGGGTGGCCGGGGACACCGACGCCGACCCGACCCTGCCCGCCAGGGACGCGCCGTACCCACTGCCGCCGGTGGCCCGCTCGGCCGAGGGCGCGTTGTTGGCGCGCGGCGCCGAGGCCATGGGTTGGCAGCCGTTCACCACGCCGCTCGCGGTGAACAGCCACGGCTATCGTGGGCGACCGGGTTGTGTGGGCGATGCGCCGTGCATCTGTCGGCAATGCCCGGTGTCGGCCAAGGGTGACGCGGTCACCCGGTTCCTGAACCCCGCGATCCGAGCGGGCGCCAAGCTGTTCGCCGGGATGAAGGCCGTCCGACTGCACACCGAGGGCGGCCGTCGGGCCACCGCGTTGGAGTGCGTTCGGATGGATTCCGGGCAGCGCTATCAGGTTCGTGCCTCGCGGTTCGTGGTCTGCGGCAACGCGGTGCAGACAGCGGCGCTGTTGCTGCGTTCCACCTCGGATCGGTATCCGACCGGGTTGGGCAACAGCCGGGACCTCGTCGGCCGCGGGCTGTGTTTCAAGCTCAGCGAATACCTCGTCGGCTACCGCTACAACGCGGAGTCCGCCGCCACCGGCAGCGAGGTGATGGGTCTCGGACCGTTCTCCACCTGCGCGGTCACCGACCTGTACCAGCGGCCGGAGGCACCGGGCGGGCTCGGCGGCATCCTCTACGAGGCCAGGCCGGAACGTCCTTTCCGACTGCGGGGCAACGAACAGCTGGTTCGCATCGAGGCGCTGGTCCCGGACGAACCGCAGTCGACCAATCGGGTCCGGCTGGGTTCCGGGGTCGATGCCCACGGCGTGACCGACGTGATGATGGACTACCAGGCGCATCCGAGGGATCTGGCGCGGCTGGAGTACATGCTGCGCCAGGGCGAACGACTGTTGGACGCGGCCGGGTGCGATGTGACCGTGCGGGAACCCTCGGGTTGGGCGATGGGCAGCAGCCACCTGCACGGCACGTGCCGGATGGGCACCGACCCGGCCAGCAGCGTCACCGATCCGGATGGGCGCTTGCACGACACCGAGAACGTCTACGTCGCCGATGGCGCGGTGCTGCCCTTCCCCGGCGGTGCCAATCCGACGCTGACCATTCAGGCCGTCGCGCTGCGCACGGCGCACCGACTGCTCGCCTCGGATTTCGCGATCACGCTGCCGATGTCGTCGATCGCGGCAGCTCCGACGTCGGTGATCACCACGATCGGCTAG
- a CDS encoding NAD(P)/FAD-dependent oxidoreductase, whose product MSTNNSGDSKIFDAVVVGNGTLGLSLGLELARRGVQVAVLGKASRPFAASAVAGAMNGCFGEATPGLLQSEHGRTKLAMDVRATALWNDWEQSIIEASDERVIRSAEGTIIILNTIGVPEIDTAGYASIRAALDEYDEPYEDLDPDQIDWLAPEPTSRPMKAMFIPNEHAVDSAALLRGLATAFVRAGGTLIDEQAVEVLVDNGRATGVVLESTDVVSAPSVVLAAGVASGDLLGCLPPDVRARIPAIVSGYGVALLLETEDSTAPDHVIRTPNRAFACGLHVVPRGDGTIYLGATNNISTQPRTSARIDDLNLLLGSTRQMRSDLVEGAVHRIMVGNRPVPLDGFPLLGEVGIDGLWMMTGTYRDGLHQSPLIAKDFAARLLGEEHDTTLDVFTPVRKPIQALSRQDCLETAVRHTLALGYEQDWGIPVDWPPLIEEQLRGMFQRSLDELHPTFVPPAELLAFDDPEITAALSAYYRAHDEAS is encoded by the coding sequence ATGTCCACTAACAATTCTGGGGATTCTAAGATTTTTGATGCTGTCGTAGTCGGAAATGGCACTCTTGGCCTTTCCCTGGGACTCGAATTAGCTCGCCGAGGCGTGCAGGTAGCGGTCCTCGGAAAGGCTAGCCGGCCCTTTGCCGCTTCGGCGGTCGCGGGCGCCATGAATGGCTGTTTCGGCGAGGCGACTCCGGGTTTGCTGCAAAGCGAACATGGCCGCACCAAACTCGCCATGGACGTCCGCGCCACGGCCTTGTGGAATGACTGGGAACAATCGATTATCGAAGCCTCCGATGAGCGCGTTATTCGCAGCGCCGAAGGCACGATAATCATTCTGAACACCATCGGCGTTCCGGAGATCGACACGGCCGGATACGCATCGATTCGTGCCGCGCTCGACGAATACGACGAGCCCTACGAGGACCTCGATCCCGACCAGATCGACTGGCTGGCGCCCGAGCCGACCTCGCGCCCGATGAAGGCCATGTTCATCCCCAACGAGCACGCGGTGGACTCCGCCGCACTGCTGCGCGGGCTGGCCACCGCCTTCGTCCGGGCGGGCGGCACGCTGATCGACGAGCAGGCCGTCGAGGTGCTGGTCGACAACGGCCGCGCCACCGGCGTAGTCCTGGAGTCCACCGACGTGGTGTCCGCGCCATCGGTCGTGCTCGCGGCCGGTGTGGCCTCCGGTGACCTACTGGGTTGCCTGCCTCCCGACGTCCGTGCCCGGATCCCCGCGATCGTCTCCGGTTACGGGGTCGCGCTGCTGCTGGAGACCGAGGACAGCACCGCTCCGGACCACGTGATCCGCACCCCGAACCGGGCGTTCGCCTGCGGCTTGCACGTCGTTCCGCGTGGCGACGGCACCATCTACCTGGGCGCCACCAACAACATCTCCACCCAGCCGAGGACCTCGGCTCGGATCGACGACCTGAATCTGCTGCTCGGCTCGACCCGGCAGATGCGCAGCGACCTGGTCGAAGGCGCGGTGCACCGGATCATGGTCGGCAACCGCCCGGTCCCGCTGGACGGCTTCCCGCTGCTCGGCGAGGTCGGTATCGACGGGCTGTGGATGATGACCGGGACCTACCGGGACGGCCTGCATCAGTCGCCGCTGATCGCGAAGGACTTCGCGGCCCGGCTGCTGGGCGAGGAGCACGACACCACCCTCGACGTCTTCACGCCCGTTCGGAAGCCGATCCAGGCGCTGAGCAGGCAGGACTGCTTGGAGACCGCGGTGCGGCACACCCTGGCACTGGGCTACGAGCAGGACTGGGGCATCCCCGTCGACTGGCCGCCACTGATCGAGGAGCAGCTCCGGGGGATGTTCCAGCGCTCGCTGGACGAGTTGCATCCCACCTTCGTCCCGCCCGCCGAACTGCTGGCCTTCGACGATCCCGAGATCACCGCAGCGCTGAGCGCCTACTACCGCGCCCACGACGAGGCGTCGTGA
- a CDS encoding methyltransferase domain-containing protein yields MGTVIDPLRTSGKQQDPRRVDTHTAWGEYWANIHDEWMGPEIDDDCLETLVSLAGDGKVLELGLGTGRVALPLVRAGLEVHGFELAEEMLEKLLEKPDADRIRVFKKNYINEKGDGLYRLIPWIDWGPFVLHSQEEQTRCVQNAADQLEPGGYLIVELPTRLPLPAPIGDDNQHLLVESINTTSVGLWAVDYNPIDQTMFTQQVLLENGSVTVRPVRMRYLTPPELDLMAQLAGLQVAHRWSDWRRSPVTTASNNQIVVYQKPLTD; encoded by the coding sequence GTGGGCACCGTGATCGATCCATTGAGAACATCAGGCAAGCAGCAGGACCCCCGACGGGTCGACACCCATACCGCCTGGGGCGAGTACTGGGCCAACATCCACGACGAGTGGATGGGCCCCGAGATCGACGACGACTGTCTGGAGACGCTCGTCTCGCTCGCGGGCGATGGCAAGGTGCTCGAACTGGGCCTTGGCACCGGGCGGGTCGCGCTTCCGCTGGTCCGTGCGGGCCTCGAGGTGCACGGCTTCGAGCTCGCCGAGGAGATGCTCGAGAAGCTGTTGGAGAAACCCGACGCCGATCGGATTCGGGTATTCAAGAAGAACTACATCAACGAGAAGGGCGATGGCCTGTACCGGCTCATCCCCTGGATCGACTGGGGCCCATTCGTCCTGCATTCGCAGGAGGAGCAGACCCGTTGTGTGCAGAATGCCGCCGATCAACTCGAACCCGGCGGTTATCTGATCGTGGAATTGCCGACAAGGCTGCCGCTACCCGCGCCGATTGGCGACGACAATCAGCACCTTCTCGTCGAGTCGATCAATACGACGAGCGTCGGATTGTGGGCCGTCGATTACAATCCTATCGATCAGACGATGTTCACCCAGCAGGTTCTTCTGGAGAACGGCTCGGTTACCGTGCGGCCCGTCCGCATGCGTTATCTGACGCCGCCCGAGTTGGATCTGATGGCGCAGCTGGCCGGGCTGCAGGTGGCCCACCGGTGGAGCGACTGGCGTCGTTCCCCAGTAACCACCGCGAGCAACAATCAGATAGTTGTATACCAGAAGCCGCTGACAGACTGA